The segment CGATACACCGCTTCCGGAATGTTGTCGGCGTCGAGCGCGGCGGCGAGGGTGCTGGGATACTTACGCGTGCTCGCATTGAACCAATCGGTCTTCATCTGCGAGAAGAGCGTCACGCCGAACGTGCGCTCGTAGTCGCGGACCTTTTTCCAGAATGCGTCAAACACGGCCTCGCGGTCGGCGCGGTTGGCGCTCGCACGCCAGCGCGCATAGCCGGATTGGTCGAGCCGGGCCTCGGTGCCGTCGGAGAGCTTGATCGTGGGCCAGGGCATGTCGGCGTTGGCCAGGATGCCATAGAGCGAGCCCGGCGTGCCGGTGACCAGACTGGCGGCGGAGAGCACGCCTTCGGCTTCGCGTCCGAGCGTGTGCGGCGCGGCGCGCAGCACCTCGAGCAGCGAAAACCGGTACGGCTTAAGGCCGGGCTCGCGATCGAGGAAGCCGCGAATCTTCTCTTCGCCGACGACGAGCAACTCCGGATCAATGACGCTCATGGCTTGGGCGAACTGGGTGCCAAGCAACCCGAGTTCCTGCGTGCGCTCGAGCGCCGCGGAGTTGCGCGTGTTCTCGTCAAGCACCAGCGAAGCATAGACGGACAGACGGACGAATTCGTCGCGCAAGCCTTGCACGAAATCCATCGCCTGCAGGAGCGTGGCCGCACTCTCGCCGAGCCGGCCTTCGAAATCCTTGATCTTCGGAATGCCCGCTGCGACCCGGTCCTTGGCCGCGCGCCACGCCGCTTCGTCGGCGTAGAGCGGCGTGAGATCCCACGTCGTGCCCGGATCCGCGGCGGGTGCGGCCGAATCCGCGGCGTGGAGCAGGGGAGAAAACCAGGGCAGGGTGGCGAAGAACATCAGTCGCAGAGATTTCATGGTTGCCGCTCACAGTGCTGGAGATGCGCGTTGAAACCAGCGCAAAAGCAGCGCTCCAGCGCAGCGCGCCACCCTGTAACCCTATGAGGTTACGTCGTGCCCAGGCGGACGGCGGTCGGACGGGAGCGGGCCTGGCTAGACGTTGAACCGGAACAGTGCGACGTCGCCTTCCTGGAAAACGTAGTCCTTGCCTTCGAGCCGGTATTTGCCGGCTTCGCGCGCGGCCGCGACGCTGCCCAGCCGCGCGAGGTCGGCGTAGGAGACGATCTCGGCCTTGATGAATCCCCGCTCGAAATCGGTGTGGATCACGCCGGCGGCCTGCGGCGCCTTCCAGCCTTTCTTGATCGTCCACGCGCGGACTTCCTTTTCACCGGCGGTGAAGTAAGTCTGCAGACCCAACAGATCGTAGGTCGCGCGGATCAAGGACGAAACGCCGGAGTCTTCGACGCCGAGATCCCGCAGGAAGGCCTTCGCTTCGTCCGGCGGCAGGTCGATCAGCTCGGCCTCGATCTTCGCACTGATCGGCACATAGGCGGCGTCGTGGTGGTGGGCCACGTAGTCGGCGACCTTGCGGACAAACGGATTTTGCTCGGCCGTGGCAAGGTCGCTCTCGGCGACGTTGCAGGCGAAGAGGACGGGCTTGGCGGTGAGGAGCTGGAAGAGCTTCATCAACGCGGTCTCCTCGGGCGTGGCGGGGAGCAAGTTGGCGGTCTTGCCGGCATTGAGATGCGGCTGGAGTTTTTCGAGCAGTGCGAGCTCGGCGATGCCCTCCTTGTCGCCGCCGCGCGCCTTTTTCTGGGCTTTTTCGATCCGCTTGGCGACCGCGTCGAGGTCGGCGAGCACGAGCTCGGTCGTGATCACCTCGATATCGCGGACGGGATCGATGCCGCCCATCGTGTGCACCACGTCGGGATCCTCGAAGCAGCGGACGACCTGCACCACGGCGTCGACCTCGCGGATGTTCGCGAGGAACTGGTTGCCCAGCCCTTCGCCCTTGCTGGCGCCGGCGACGAGTCCGGCGATGTCGACGAACTCGATGGCCGCGGGGACGGTCACACTCGTTTTGGAGATTTTCGAGAGCGGCTCCAGGCGATCGTCGGGCACGGTGACGACGCCGACGTTCGGGTCGATGGTGCAAAAGGGGTAGTTGGCCGCCTCCGCCTTGCGCGAGCGGGTGAGGGCGTTGAACAGGGTGGATTTGCCCACGTTGGGCAGACCGACGATACCAGCTTTGAGCATAAGCGGAGCAACGTCTCGTGCGCCGTCGGTGTGGTCAACGGAAAAGCCGGACGTCGCGGAGCTGCCGCGGGCTCTACTCGACCTTGAAAGTGAAGAAGTCGCGGTAGAGCACGATCTTGAAGTCGTCGGTGTCCTTCACGTAGAGGCGCACGTCGTAGTCGCCGGGCCGAAGAAATACGCCCAATTCAGCGTCGTAGCCGCCGTCCGCATCGCTCGTGAAATCCAGGAAGTCGTAGTAGTTCTCGGCCTCGTTGCCCGGCACCGGCGTGGGCAGGAGCGTGTTGCCCGCCTTCTGCGGATTGCCGTTCAGCGTCAGCACATAGGCGTGGTTCGGCAGCAGATCGTGCAAGGTAACGCGGCAAATGAAACCGCCCGTGAATCGGCGATGGTAGCGGACCGCGCCACCGGTTTTCGCCGAGATGCGCTTTCCGTATTGCGGAAAGTCGACGATCGGCAGCTCGGTTTCGTAGGCTTTGGCCTGGGCACGATCGCGCTGATAGCTGGACCAGAACCGCGCGTGCGTAGATTCGCTGGGCGCCGCCGCGTGCCCGATGGGCCGAACGTCCTGGCGGCTGAAGACGGAGAGGGGCTCAGCGGAAGCGCTGGTCACGAGCGCGCAGGCCGCCGCGAAAACGGGGAGGAATCGTTTCATGGGCGGAAGCACGACGGCGACGCTGGCGGGAGGATGCGAAGCTTCACGCGGGCCGCCGGCGTTTGCGCGCCTTGACTTGCTCGCAACCGAATCCTCGCCAGCTGTGTCTCATCCACATGCTCGAAATTGCGACTTGGACGCTCACCGTGCTGCTGATGCTGACCGGGCTGGCCGGCGTGGTGGTGCCGATTCTGCCCGGCACGACGCTGATCTTGATCGGCGTGATCGTTCACCGGCTGATCCTCCCGGCGGACGTGTCCTGGCTGGTGATCGGCTTCATCGCGATATTCTGGCTCTTGTCGGTGATCGCGGACATCGCGGGAGTGATCATCGGCACGCGCTGGTTTGGCGGGAGCAAGTGGGGGATGGCCGGCGCGAGCGGCGGCGCGCTGGTGGGCGTGTTCTTTTCGCTGCCGGCGCTGATTTTGGGCACCATCTTTGGCGCGATGGCCGCGGAAAAGCTGCTGGCGAAAAAAACAGGCAGTCAGTCGTTGAAAGCGGGGCTCGGCGCGGCGACGGGATTCGTGATCTCGACCGTCGCGCGACTGGGCTGTGCGGTGGTGATGATTGCACTGTTTCTGATCGCGGCGCTGCAACGTGGCTGACGACTACGACTCGCGACCGGCGGTGCTCGGTACGTCGCGCGGCGCGCCACGGAACCACAGCCAGTGAGGCTCACCCGGCTAAACGCTTACCGCCTACCGCCCATGGCCGTGAACACACGCTTGACACCGGCGCGGCGGGGCGGTCTTGTCCTCAGCTTTTTAACGCAAGAACGCTCCGCTAAACATCAGTCATGGCTCTCAAAATCCGTCTCACCAAGGTTGGCTCCGTGCATCAGCCGCTCTATCGCGTCGTCGTCGCCGAAGCCCGTTCGCGTCGCGATGGCGATGCCGTCGAAAACCTCGGCACCTACACGCCCAAGAGCAAGGGCAGTCCGATCAAACTCAACATGGAGCGGGTCGACTACTGGCTGAGCAAGGGCGCGCTGCCCACCAACACGATGCACGCCATGATCAAGAAGGCGCGCCGCAGCGCTGCCGCCCAAGCCGAGGCCGCCCCGGCCGCGAGCGCCTGAGCGAAGTCTCGATCATAGCCCACCGCTGAGTCGGTGGTGCGAACAAGCCTCGGATCGCTCCGGGGCTTTTCTGTTTTCTGACTTTGCCTCCGGCCGCCACTTGGCGTCTGATCCTGCTCCATGCCGCTGAAAATTGATGTCCTGACGCTGTTTCCGCGGATGCTCGATGGCTTCCTGGCCGAGAGCATCCTCGGCAAGGGCATTGCGGCAGGCCGGCTGGGCGTGACGGTGCACGATCTGCGCGGGTGGACGACCGACAAGCATCGGACGGCGGACGACCGGCCGTTCGGCGGTGGAGCGGGCATGGTGATGAAACCGGAACCGGTTTTCGCGGCGATCGAGCAGTTGCAGACGCCTGGCTGCCGCCGGATCTATCTCACGCCCGACGGCGTGCCGTTCTCGATGCCGCTGGCGAAGGAACTCTCGGAGCAGCAACACCTCGTCATCCTCAGTGGCCATTACGAGGGGATCGACCAGCGGATCCGCGAGCGGATCATCG is part of the Opitutus terrae PB90-1 genome and harbors:
- the ychF gene encoding redox-regulated ATPase YchF, whose translation is MLKAGIVGLPNVGKSTLFNALTRSRKAEAANYPFCTIDPNVGVVTVPDDRLEPLSKISKTSVTVPAAIEFVDIAGLVAGASKGEGLGNQFLANIREVDAVVQVVRCFEDPDVVHTMGGIDPVRDIEVITTELVLADLDAVAKRIEKAQKKARGGDKEGIAELALLEKLQPHLNAGKTANLLPATPEETALMKLFQLLTAKPVLFACNVAESDLATAEQNPFVRKVADYVAHHHDAAYVPISAKIEAELIDLPPDEAKAFLRDLGVEDSGVSSLIRATYDLLGLQTYFTAGEKEVRAWTIKKGWKAPQAAGVIHTDFERGFIKAEIVSYADLARLGSVAAAREAGKYRLEGKDYVFQEGDVALFRFNV
- a CDS encoding DUF456 domain-containing protein, with protein sequence MLEIATWTLTVLLMLTGLAGVVVPILPGTTLILIGVIVHRLILPADVSWLVIGFIAIFWLLSVIADIAGVIIGTRWFGGSKWGMAGASGGALVGVFFSLPALILGTIFGAMAAEKLLAKKTGSQSLKAGLGAATGFVISTVARLGCAVVMIALFLIAALQRG
- the rpsP gene encoding 30S ribosomal protein S16, with protein sequence MALKIRLTKVGSVHQPLYRVVVAEARSRRDGDAVENLGTYTPKSKGSPIKLNMERVDYWLSKGALPTNTMHAMIKKARRSAAAQAEAAPAASA
- the trmD gene encoding tRNA (guanosine(37)-N1)-methyltransferase TrmD codes for the protein MPLKIDVLTLFPRMLDGFLAESILGKGIAAGRLGVTVHDLRGWTTDKHRTADDRPFGGGAGMVMKPEPVFAAIEQLQTPGCRRIYLTPDGVPFSMPLAKELSEQQHLVILSGHYEGIDQRIRERIIDQEISIGDYVLTNGTLAAAVVIDALARFIPGVLGEEKSLTHESFTSKLLDFPQYTRPAEFRGMSVPEVLLSGNHAEIEKWRHARQVEKTRQVRPDLLT